DNA from Mycolicibacterium alvei:
CCCGGGAGAACCGGCACGCCCGCATCGGCCATCATCGCCTTGGCCGTCAGCTTGGAACCCATCGCGTCGATGGCATCCGGCGGCGGGCCGACGAACACGAGCCCGGCGTCGGCGCAGGCCCGCGCGAAGCCGGCGTTCTCCGACATGAAGCCGTAGCCGGGATGCACGGCGTCGGCGCCGGTGAGGAGGGCGGCGGCGATCACCCGGTCACCGTCGAGGTAGGTCTCCGCCGGCGAGGAACCCGGTAGCCGGACGGCCTCGTCGGCATCGTCCACGTGCCAGGCGTCGGCGTCGGCGTCGGAGTACACGGCGACGGTCGCGATGCCGAGTTCGCGACAGGTGCGAAACACGCGTCGGGCGATCTCTCCCCGGTTGGCCACCAGCAGCTTCTTGATCACGGGCATCGCCATCACATCCGGAACACGCCGTAGCCACGCTGGCCACGGATCTCGCTGTTGTGGACCACGGAAAGGCAGAACCCGAGAACGGTACGGGTGTCGCGCGGGTCGATGATCCCGTCGTCGTAGAGCCTGCCGCTGTTGGCCAGCGCCAACGACTCACGCTCGATCTGGCCCTCGACGGCAGCGCGCATCTGGGCGTCGGCCTCCTCGTCGAACGGGAGCCCCCGGTCGGCGGCCGACTCGCGGGCCACGATCGACAGCACGCCCGCGAGCTGGGCCGGGCCCATGACGGCCGAACGCGAGTTGGGCCAGGTGAACAGGAAGCGGGGAAAGTAGGACCGCCCGCACATCCCGTAATTGCCCGCACCGTAGGACGCGCCCATCACGATCGTCAGGTGTGGGACAGCGCTGTTGGAGACGGCGTTGATCATCTTCGCGCCGTCCTTGATGATGCCACCCTGCTCGTACTCCGCGCCGACCATGTAGCCGGTGGTGTTCTGCAGAAACACCAGTGGCGTGTCGATCTGGTTCGCCAGCTGAATAAACTGGGCGGCCTTCTCCGCCTCCTCGCTGAACAGGATTCCGCGCGCGTTGGCAAGGATCCCTACCGGGTATCCGTGGATCGAGGCCCAACCGGTGACCAGCGAGGTGCCGTATAGCGGCTTGAACTCGTCGAAGGCGGACCCGTCCACGATTCGGGCGATGACATCACGTGGGTCGAAGGGAACCTTCGGGTCCACCGAAGCGATCCCGAGGAGTTGGTCGGGGTCTCGCAGCGGGGGGGTCGGTGGCTGTGTCGGGCCGGGCCCGAGCTTGCGCCAGTTCAGTCTGGCCATGATGCGCCGCCCGATCCGGATGGCGTCCTGCTCGTCCTCGGCCATGTAGTCGGCCAGCCCGGAGGTGCGGGCGTGCATGTCGGCGCCGCCGAGCGACTCGTCGTCGGACACTTCGCCGGTCGCCATCTTCACCAGCGGCGGACCACCGAGGAAGACCTTGGACCGGTTGCGGACCATCACCACGTAATCACACATGCCGGGGATGTACGCGCCGCCTGCCGTCGAGTTACCGAATACCAGCGCCAGTGTCGGCAGGCCCTGCGCGCTGTGCTGGGTGAGGTCGTTGAATAGCTGGCCCCCGGGCACGAAGATCTCGGCCTGCGTGGGCAGGTCCGCCCCGCCCGACTCGACGACGTTGATGATGGGCAGCCGGTTCTCGCGGGCGACTGCCATGCCCCGGAACACTTTTCGGAAGGTGTAGGGGTTCGAGGCTCCGCCGCGCACGGTCGGGTCGTGCGCGATGATCATCGACTCGACGCCTTCGACGATGCCGATGCCGACCACAACGCTGCCGCCCACCGGAAACTTCGTGCCCCACGCCGCGAACGGACAGAGTTCCAGGAAGGCCGTGTCGGGGTCGATGAGCAGCTCGACGCGCTCCCGAGCCAGCATCTTGCCGCGGCTACGGTGCCGGGCGACGTACTTCTCGCCGCCGCCACCGTTGGCCAGCGCCAGCTGTTCGGCGAGCGCATGGAGCTGCGCGATGAGTCCCTCGCGATTCTCGAGGTATACCGGCGCGCGGGTGTCGACCCGGTCGGGCAGGACGTCAATCAACTTTCCTCCAGGTGACATCAACGTCGATCTCCTGACACGCTACGTTATCGGTCATTAACATTCGACGACAATGGGGTCGACGTGGCAATCGTGCCGTCCCCGAGTGATCACAGCAGGAGCAACTCACATGAAACAGCCGGATCAGCGGGAAGCGGAGGCGGCCGCAGCCGACCCGTGGATGACGCCCGAGCGCATCTCGTTGCGCAACCTCGCGATGTCGTTCACCCAGAAGGAGATCGTTCCTCACCTGCAAGACTGGGAGGACGCCGGAGAGCTCCCTAGAGAACTCCACCGCCGCGCAGCCGCAGCGGGGTTGCTGGGCATCGGGTTCGCCGAAGAGATCGGTGGCTCCGGCGGTGACCTGCGCGACCTGGTGCTGCTCACCGAGGCCGTGATGGAGGCCGGCGGCTCGTCGGGCTTACTGGCCAGCCTACTTACGCATCACATCGCAGTGCCCCATATGGCCGCGCAGGGCGATCCCGAGCAGATCCGCAGCTTCGTGGCGCCGACCCTGGCCGGGGAGAAGATCGGCAGCCTTGGCATCACCGAACCCGACACCGGTTCTGACGTCGCCGGCATCCGCACTACCGCACGGCGCGACGGCGACCACTACGTGGTCAACGGTGCGAAGCTGTTCATCACCTCGGGTGTCCGCGCCGATTTCGTGACCACCGCCGTGCGTACCGGCGGCCCGGGCCCGTCGGGGATTTCTCTGCTCGTGGTGGAGCGTGGCGCCACGGGTTTCTTGGTCTCGCGGGCACTGAAGAAGATGGGCTGGCTGTGCTCCGATACCGCCGAACTCGGATTCACCGACGTGCGCGTGCCGGTGGTCAATCTGGTTGGCCCCGAAGGCAGCGGATTCCTGCAGATCATGCAACAGTTCCAGGTCGAACGTGCTTTCATCGCCGTCCAGTGCTACGCCACGGCCCAGCGCTGCCTCGACCTGACGCTGGATTGGGTGAAGAAGCGCGAAACCTTCGGTCGACCGCTATCCACCCGACAGGTGGTGCGGCACAAGATCGTCGATATCGCGACGGCCGTCGACGTCGCCCGTACGTACACCCGTGCCGCTGTGGACCGCATCGTCGCCGGAGACACCGACGTGCGGATGGTCTCGATGGCCAAGAACCAAGCCGTAGAGGCCTGCGCGCTCGCCGTTGACACGGCCGTCCAACTATACGGTGGCATGGGCTACCTACGCGAGACCGAGGTCGAAAGGCACTATCGCGATTCGCGCATCCTGGGTATCGGGGGCGGCACCACCGAAATCATGAAGGAGATCATCGCCAAGCAGATTGGCCTCTGAGTGAAGCCGCCATTCGACAGCAGGAGCGTCGGCTTGGCAGGTCGACGAGACGGACCTTCCACCGTTTCTAAGGTAAGTCAACGGTGTGTCACGACCCCTGCGGCCAATGCAGCCTCCGCCACCGGGAAATTGCCTCCGGAGTACCAGCTAGCCAAACTTATCAACCACGTAGCGGCGAGCCAGCGTCTCAGCAAGTCTACTCGTATGTTCGACGATGTCGACCTGACTTACATCGACCAGTAGTCCTGCGTGCCAAGCGCTGATCAGTTCGACGAAGCCGCCGACCGCTACAAACGTGTCCATACGCAGAGCCATTTCGTCTGCGTCAGGCTTCAGATGCGGCTTGCTGGCGGCCATGACGAGCTGGGTTGCTTCCTGCAAGGCCACCGCTCGGCGATCTTGCAATGTTGAACTGCCGACGTGCTGTGTCAGCAGGATCTGTGCTCGCCCGGCATCCTGCGCGATGCGGAGAACAACGATCGAGATTGCGGCGCGAATGGTTTCGATCGGTGGTTGACCGACGCGTTCGGCAAATGTTGCCGAAACCTCGCCGAGCATCTCGTCCCGCACGTTGTCCCACGCTGCTACGAGCAACTCATCGCGCGTCTTGAACTCCTCGTAGAAATATCGGTCGTTCAGCGCGGCTCTGGAGCAGACCCCACGCATTGTCACGGCAGCCCATCCGCTTTCCGTCCAGATCTCCGTCGCCGCGTTCACTAGGCGCCGCCGCCGGTCAGCCCGTCGTTCGGCGCCAGTACGCCCGCCCCACCTTGCTGCCTTTGTCCGCACGAATACATCTTGACAAAGGCAGGAGCGCCGCATCAAACTGGTGGCAGGCGACCACAATTGTGTTCGCCGCCACCAGATGGCTGCAGGCCGGCTTGTCTCACAGGTCAGGCGTCGCCGTAATCTGCAAAGGATTCAGTAGTGATGGATATCTTGAGGTGGGACAGACCGCCTCGCCTGAGCCGCCGCGCCAACGCGGTCGTAACGGGAGCGGGCAGCGGAATTGGCCGTGCCTTCGCGGTGGAGCTCGCCCGTAGAGGTGGACGAGTGGTGTGTGCCGACATCGACCCGGTGCGTGCCAAGGAGACGGTCGGG
Protein-coding regions in this window:
- a CDS encoding acyl-CoA carboxylase subunit beta codes for the protein MIDVLPDRVDTRAPVYLENREGLIAQLHALAEQLALANGGGGEKYVARHRSRGKMLARERVELLIDPDTAFLELCPFAAWGTKFPVGGSVVVGIGIVEGVESMIIAHDPTVRGGASNPYTFRKVFRGMAVARENRLPIINVVESGGADLPTQAEIFVPGGQLFNDLTQHSAQGLPTLALVFGNSTAGGAYIPGMCDYVVMVRNRSKVFLGGPPLVKMATGEVSDDESLGGADMHARTSGLADYMAEDEQDAIRIGRRIMARLNWRKLGPGPTQPPTPPLRDPDQLLGIASVDPKVPFDPRDVIARIVDGSAFDEFKPLYGTSLVTGWASIHGYPVGILANARGILFSEEAEKAAQFIQLANQIDTPLVFLQNTTGYMVGAEYEQGGIIKDGAKMINAVSNSAVPHLTIVMGASYGAGNYGMCGRSYFPRFLFTWPNSRSAVMGPAQLAGVLSIVARESAADRGLPFDEEADAQMRAAVEGQIERESLALANSGRLYDDGIIDPRDTRTVLGFCLSVVHNSEIRGQRGYGVFRM
- a CDS encoding acyl-CoA dehydrogenase family protein; the protein is MTAGATHMKQPDQREAEAAAADPWMTPERISLRNLAMSFTQKEIVPHLQDWEDAGELPRELHRRAAAAGLLGIGFAEEIGGSGGDLRDLVLLTEAVMEAGGSSGLLASLLTHHIAVPHMAAQGDPEQIRSFVAPTLAGEKIGSLGITEPDTGSDVAGIRTTARRDGDHYVVNGAKLFITSGVRADFVTTAVRTGGPGPSGISLLVVERGATGFLVSRALKKMGWLCSDTAELGFTDVRVPVVNLVGPEGSGFLQIMQQFQVERAFIAVQCYATAQRCLDLTLDWVKKRETFGRPLSTRQVVRHKIVDIATAVDVARTYTRAAVDRIVAGDTDVRMVSMAKNQAVEACALAVDTAVQLYGGMGYLRETEVERHYRDSRILGIGGGTTEIMKEIIAKQIGL
- a CDS encoding TetR/AcrR family transcriptional regulator — protein: MRRSCLCQDVFVRTKAARWGGRTGAERRADRRRRLVNAATEIWTESGWAAVTMRGVCSRAALNDRYFYEEFKTRDELLVAAWDNVRDEMLGEVSATFAERVGQPPIETIRAAISIVVLRIAQDAGRAQILLTQHVGSSTLQDRRAVALQEATQLVMAASKPHLKPDADEMALRMDTFVAVGGFVELISAWHAGLLVDVSQVDIVEHTSRLAETLARRYVVDKFG